Proteins found in one Pieris napi chromosome 11, ilPieNapi1.2, whole genome shotgun sequence genomic segment:
- the LOC125053717 gene encoding protein RFT1 homolog, which yields MGRNLLMSSLENASFNIILQIFFRCITFIINAWVIRNVGHDIIGIMNVRLLLLESTILFLSREPFYRACLGEKDNCTWNQIMNQTWLSVPTSCILSTVFVYIWLHILPLGHPELVSQYTFGCWSVAISCILELCSANLILVAQLYCFVKLKVILDTLHIFVRTVLFLSIIIYDRSMALIAFSVAQVVSIAVVVIAYYSFFYWYIKNKPLYSKGGIKAKIVPNRILHKLYTNMDDFNFTSIRDFLPKFSGSFNNSFDKKLRTLTVSFAKQGVVKQLLTEGEKYVMSVSPVMSFSEQAVYDVVNNLGSLAARFIFRPIEESSYFYFTQMLNRDLPLHKQDQYKIQESCTVLSQVCKMVSSIGLIVFVYGQSYSRTLLALYGGKVFVSSGLPVQLLRSHCLAIVLMAINGMTECYTFATMTSGQLNSYNYLMVFFSITFLLLSYIFTYLFGPVGFIISNCINMFVRILHSIHFIRDKYNDTSFKPLEGLFVGKFFLTILTVTGIICKISEDKLYDTNLVGHLVVGIACLICVLLAWGYENRELVIKTYNKFFIKENTKLSKD from the coding sequence ATGGGTCGCAACCTTTTAATGAGCAGTTTAGAAAATGCTTCTTTTAACATtattcttcaaatattttttagatgtataacatttattatcaaTGCCTGGGTAATTCGAAATGTTGGACATGATATTATTGGTATAATGAATGTTCGACTTTTGTTATTGGAAAGTACCATATTGTTCCTAAGTAGAGAACCCTTCTATAGAGCCTGCTTAGGAGAGAAGGATAACTGCACTTGGAATCAAATAATGAATCAGACATGGTTGTCAGTACCAACAAGCTGTATTCTTTCAActgtttttgtatacatttggTTGCATATCCTGCCATTGGGTCACCCAGAGCTTGTGTCTCAGTATACATTTGGATGTTGGAGTGTTGCAATTTCATGCATTTTGGAGCTGTGTTCAGCTAATTTAATTCTTGTTGCACAACTTTATTGTTTTGTGAAGTTAAAGGTTATCCTAGACACATTACATATCTTTGTTAGAACAGTGCTGTTtctttcaattattatttatgacagGTCAATGGCACTAATAGCATTTTCGGTGGCACAGGTAGTCAGTATAGCAGTTGTTGTAATTGCATATTATTCTTTCTTTTATtggtacattaaaaataaacctttgTATTCTAAAGGAGGCATTAAAGCTAAAATAGTTCCAAacagaattttacataaattatatactaatATGGATGACTTTAACTTTACATCAATAAGAGACTTCTTGCCAAAATTTTCAGGTTCATTTAATAACAGTTTTGATAAAAAGTTAAGAACTCTTACTGTTAGTTTTGCAAAGCAGGGTGTtgtgaaacaattattaactGAAGGGGAGAAGTATGTTATGTCTGTGAGCCCTGTCATGTCATTTAGCGAGCAAGCTGTATATGATGTGGTTAATAATCTAGGTAGCTTAGCGGCTCGATTTATATTTCGTCCAATTGAAGAAagcagttatttttattttactcaaATGCTTAACCGTGATTTACCACTCCATAAACAAGATCAATATAAAATTCAGGAATCTTGTACAGTACTATCTCAAGTTTGTAAGATGGTTAGTTCAATTGGACTTATTGTATTTGTGTATGGTCAGAGTTACTCGAGGACATTACTAGCACTGTATGGTGGAAAGGTGTTTGTTTCAAGCGGCTTGCCAGTGCAATTACTCAGGAGTCACTGTTTGGCAATTGTTTTAATGGCCATTAATGGTATGACAGAGTGTTACACTTTTGCTACTATGACTAGTGGTCAACTAAACAGTTACAACTATCTTATGGTATTCTTTTCTATAACTTTTTTGcttttgtcatatatttttacatacttaTTTGGTCCAGTTGGATTTATTATatcaaattgtataaatatgtttgttcGTATACTGCATAGTATTCATTTTATTCGtgataaatataatgataCTAGTTTCAAGCCATTGGAAGGTCTTTTTGTGGGTAAAttctttttaactattttaacgGTCACTGGTATTATATGCAAAATCTCTGAAGATAAGCTTTATGACACTAATCTAGTGGGACATTTGGTTGTTGGTATTGCATGTTTAATTTGTGTATTATTAGCATGGGGATATGAAAATAGAGAACTTGTTATCAAAACttataacaaatttttcaTCAAAGAAAATACGAAGCTTTCAAAAGACTAA
- the LOC125054036 gene encoding uncharacterized protein LOC125054036 isoform X3: protein MEGLALPTLLVIAVLQLAVTDSARFGDRLAPRKPAPYSPRNANPGQTFAQNDEATYEQDFDKHILAFEYDEPKLETEAPHRRPARTEAHRLEMSTEYFVIPEKMSTPSSTSVPQRPKVIATARPNNMTTPAVRVATLTALRLEPWAVPILALASVIMIIICGFEAFVIWGASRRAPSHRHLLLGQTLLFGLFLCAGTAALYVASPTTFTCGAVRFATGVAYVIVFVTLLVKCVFLLSLNGGVYLPAAYQGLLLFFAIMIQVAIGAQWLGGSPPRVAPSGTRCQTALSDLLLSLCYAAFLIAVVCGVALRSRGIRDNYREATHIAAASGATAAVWVCWVAAALGAPDQHKDACVAAGLLATCAVVFALMFAPKGRRLAALGREGRWEADREEGLSSLGAGGSGYSPSFFHFKPVKYGMVSAAAPAMASSISDRKEPPAQQAG, encoded by the coding sequence ATGGAGGGACTGGCGCTACCTACACTGCTTGTTATAGCGGTGCTACAACTAGCCGTCACTGACTCAGCTCGGTTTGGTGACCGCCTCGCCCCTAGGAAACCCGCGCCTTACTCACCTCGCAATGCAAATCCAGGACAAACTTTTGCACAAAACGATGAAGCCACTTACGAACAGGACTTTGATAAGCACATCCTAGCTTTTGAATATGACGAGCCCAAACTGGAAACGGAAGCTCCCCATCGACGTCCCGCTCGGACGGAAGCGCATCGCTTGGAAATGAGTACAGAATACTTCGTAATACCGGAAAAGATGTCGACGCCATCTTCAACTTCAGTTCCTCAACGCCCAAAAGTTATTGCTACAGCACGGCCGAACAACATGACCACGCCGGCCGTAAGGGTCGCAACTTTGACGGCTTTAAGACTCGAACCGTGGGCTGTTCCAATTTTAGCGTTAGCGAGCGTCATCATGATAATTATTTGCGGCTTCGAGGCTTTCGTTATTTGGGGGGCCAGTCGCAGAGCACCGAGCCACAGACATTTGCTCTTAGGACAGACGCTGCTCTTCGGGCTTTTTCTATGCGCTGGCACCGCAGCCTTGTATGTCGCATCGCCCACGACCTTCACTTGCGGGGCTGTTCGTTTTGCGACCGGAGTAGCATACGTGATCGTGTTCGTGACATTATTAGTGAAATGTGTATTTCTGTTAAGTCTAAACGGTGGCGTATACCTCCCCGCCGCTTATCAAGgacttttgttattttttgcgATCATGATACAGGTCGCCATCGGGGCGCAGTGGCTAGGCGGATCGCCGCCGCGAGTGGCACCGAGTGGGACGAGGTGCCAGACGGCGTTGTCCGATCTGTTACTATCTTTGTGTTACGCTGCATTTCTAATAGCCGTGGTGTGCGGGGTTGCACTTCGATCGCGTGGCATACGGGACAACTATCGCGAAGCCACGCATATTGCAGCCGCGAGTGGCGCTACGGCTGCAGTGTGGGTGTGCTGGGTTGCGGCGGCTCTCGGGGCTCCCGATCAGCACAAAGACGCGTGCGTGGCGGCCGGACTACTGGCTACGTGCGCCGTAGTGTTCGCTCTTATGTTCGCTCCGAAAGGTCGCCGCTTGGCCGCCCTGGGCCGAGAGGGCCGCTGGGAAGCCGATCGCGAGGAAGGCCTCAGCTCCCTGGGCGCGGGTGGTTCCGGTTATTCGCCTTCGTTCTTTCACTTCAAGCCGGTTAAGTACGGCATGGTTTCGGCGGCGGCGCCGGCGATGGCTTCGTCGATCTCGGATCGCAAGGAGCCCCCAGCTCAGCAAGCCGGTTAG
- the LOC125053720 gene encoding ragulator complex protein LAMTOR4 homolog isoform X2 gives MEKIPDRLGYLILTEDGAVLESGGELENDERVATIVTDLISLSNSVDPVAFAPNENFKKISITYEDHWFIICLSNKKIHVVKRSIQAPASEGISVNV, from the exons ATGGAAAAAATTCCAGACAGACtaggatatttaatattaacagaGGATGGTGCTGTACTAGAATCGGGTGGAGAACTAGAAAACGACGAACGAGTTGCAACCATTGTTACTGATCTAATCAGTTTATCCAACAG TGTAGATCCAGTGGCATTTGCTccaaatgaaaattttaaaaagatatcTATAACATATGAGGACCATTGGTTTATTATCtgtttatctaataaaaaGATACATGTGGTAAAACGTAGCATACAGGCACCTGCCTCGGAAGGAATATCTGTTAAtgtataa
- the LOC125054039 gene encoding translocon-associated protein subunit gamma translates to MSGKSNKAFTKEEELLLQDFSRNVSTKSSALFYGNAFIVSAIPIWLFWRVHSLEVNTSLAWFVFVTAISTWLLALAYRNTKFQLKHRVAVRREDAVAREMSRKLADDKKMSRKEKDERILWKKNEVADYEATTFSIFYNNALFLTIVILSSFYLLRSFTPTVNYIVSLTAASGLLALLSTGTK, encoded by the exons atgtcagGAAAATCTAACAAAGCGTTTACAAAAGAAGAAGAGCTTTTGTTGCAAGACTTTAGCAGAAATGTCTCAACAAAGTCATCAGCCTTATTTTATGGGAACGCTTTCATTGTATCTGCTATTCCGATTT ggTTGTTCTGGAGAGTGCACTCTTTAGAGGTAAACACATCCCTAGCATGGTTCGTGTTTGTAACAGCAATCAGTACGTGGTTGTTGGCCCTGGCCTATCGCAATACAAAGTTCCAGCTGAAGCACCGTGTCGCTGTCCGTAGAGAAGACGCTGTGGCCCGCGAAATGTCTCGAAAGTTAGCAGATGACAAAAAGATGAGCAGAAAGGAAAAGGATGAgag GATCTtatggaaaaaaaatgaagtagCTGACTATGAAGCAACAACTTTCTCCATCTTCTACAATAATGCCTTGTTCCTGACAATAGTTATCTTGAGCAGTTTTTACTTACTGCGTTCATTCACACCTACAGT TAACTACATAGTGTCGCTGACTGCTGCCTCAGGCCTCCTCGCCCTCTTGTCTACAGGAACAAAGTAA
- the LOC125053720 gene encoding ragulator complex protein LAMTOR4 homolog isoform X1 — protein sequence MSFVEAIMEKIPDRLGYLILTEDGAVLESGGELENDERVATIVTDLISLSNSVDPVAFAPNENFKKISITYEDHWFIICLSNKKIHVVKRSIQAPASEGISVNV from the exons ATGAGTTTCGTGGAAg CAATAATGGAAAAAATTCCAGACAGACtaggatatttaatattaacagaGGATGGTGCTGTACTAGAATCGGGTGGAGAACTAGAAAACGACGAACGAGTTGCAACCATTGTTACTGATCTAATCAGTTTATCCAACAG TGTAGATCCAGTGGCATTTGCTccaaatgaaaattttaaaaagatatcTATAACATATGAGGACCATTGGTTTATTATCtgtttatctaataaaaaGATACATGTGGTAAAACGTAGCATACAGGCACCTGCCTCGGAAGGAATATCTGTTAAtgtataa
- the LOC125054036 gene encoding uncharacterized protein LOC125054036 isoform X2: protein MEGLALPTLLVIAVLQLAVTDSARFGDRLAPRKPAPYSPRNANPGQTFAQNDEATYEQDFDKHILAFEYDEPKLETEAPHRRPARTEAHRLEMSTEYFVIPEKMSTPSSTSVPQRPKVIATARPNNMTTPAVRVATLTALRLEPWAVPILALASVIMIIICGFEAFVIWGASRRAPSHRHLLLGQTLLFGLFLCAGTAALYVASPTTFTCGAVRFATGVAYVIVFVTLLVKCVFLLSLNGGVYLPAAYQGLLLFFAIMIQVAIGAQWLGGSPPRVAPSGTRCQTALSDLLLSLCYAAFLIAVVCGVALRSRGIRDNYREATHIAAASGATAAVWVCWVAAALGAPDQHKDACVAAGLLATCAVVFALMFAPKGRRLAALGREGRWEADREEGLSSLGAGGSGYSPSFFHFKPVKYGMVSAAAPAMASSISDRKEPPAQQAGVMMRAEEANVYTSVEPTFSSNPNVFFQRTDPLHVGMMY, encoded by the exons ATGGAGGGACTGGCGCTACCTACACTGCTTGTTATAGCGGTGCTACAACTAGCCGTCACTGACTCAGCTCGGTTTGGTGACCGCCTCGCCCCTAGGAAACCCGCGCCTTACTCACCTCGCAATGCAAATCCAGGACAAACTTTTGCACAAAACGATGAAGCCACTTACGAACAGGACTTTGATAAGCACATCCTAGCTTTTGAATATGACGAGCCCAAACTGGAAACGGAAGCTCCCCATCGACGTCCCGCTCGGACGGAAGCGCATCGCTTGGAAATGAGTACAGAATACTTCGTAATACCGGAAAAGATGTCGACGCCATCTTCAACTTCAGTTCCTCAACGCCCAAAAGTTATTGCTACAGCACGGCCGAACAACATGACCACGCCGGCCGTAAGGGTCGCAACTTTGACGGCTTTAAGACTCGAACCGTGGGCTGTTCCAATTTTAGCGTTAGCGAGCGTCATCATGATAATTATTTGCGGCTTCGAGGCTTTCGTTATTTGGGGGGCCAGTCGCAGAGCACCGAGCCACAGACATTTGCTCTTAGGACAGACGCTGCTCTTCGGGCTTTTTCTATGCGCTGGCACCGCAGCCTTGTATGTCGCATCGCCCACGACCTTCACTTGCGGGGCTGTTCGTTTTGCGACCGGAGTAGCATACGTGATCGTGTTCGTGACATTATTAGTGAAATGTGTATTTCTGTTAAGTCTAAACGGTGGCGTATACCTCCCCGCCGCTTATCAAGgacttttgttattttttgcgATCATGATACAGGTCGCCATCGGGGCGCAGTGGCTAGGCGGATCGCCGCCGCGAGTGGCACCGAGTGGGACGAGGTGCCAGACGGCGTTGTCCGATCTGTTACTATCTTTGTGTTACGCTGCATTTCTAATAGCCGTGGTGTGCGGGGTTGCACTTCGATCGCGTGGCATACGGGACAACTATCGCGAAGCCACGCATATTGCAGCCGCGAGTGGCGCTACGGCTGCAGTGTGGGTGTGCTGGGTTGCGGCGGCTCTCGGGGCTCCCGATCAGCACAAAGACGCGTGCGTGGCGGCCGGACTACTGGCTACGTGCGCCGTAGTGTTCGCTCTTATGTTCGCTCCGAAAGGTCGCCGCTTGGCCGCCCTGGGCCGAGAGGGCCGCTGGGAAGCCGATCGCGAGGAAGGCCTCAGCTCCCTGGGCGCGGGTGGTTCCGGTTATTCGCCTTCGTTCTTTCACTTCAAGCCGGTTAAGTACGGCATGGTTTCGGCGGCGGCGCCGGCGATGGCTTCGTCGATCTCGGATCGCAAGGAGCCCCCAGCTCAGCAAGCCG GCGTGATGATGCGCGCAGAAGAGGCCAACGTGTACACGAGCGTGGAGCCGACCTTCAGCAGCAATCCCAACGTGTTCTTCCAACGCACGGACCCTTTGCACGTCGGCATGATGTACTGA
- the LOC125054036 gene encoding uncharacterized protein LOC125054036 isoform X1, with protein sequence MEGLALPTLLVIAVLQLAVTDSARFGDRLAPRKPAPYSPRNANPGQTFAQNDEATYEQDFDKHILAFEYDEPKLETEAPHRRPARTEAHRLEMSTEYFVIPEKMSTPSSTSVPQRPKVIATARPNNMTTPAVRVATLTALRLEPWAVPILALASVIMIIICGFEAFVIWGASRRAPSHRHLLLGQTLLFGLFLCAGTAALYVASPTTFTCGAVRFATGVAYVIVFVTLLVKCVFLLSLNGGVYLPAAYQGLLLFFAIMIQVAIGAQWLGGSPPRVAPSGTRCQTALSDLLLSLCYAAFLIAVVCGVALRSRGIRDNYREATHIAAASGATAAVWVCWVAAALGAPDQHKDACVAAGLLATCAVVFALMFAPKGRRLAALGREGRWEADREEGLSSLGAGGSGYSPSFFHFKPVKYGMVSAAAPAMASSISDRKEPPAQQADPFGIFVASHHHRRTACAPHYPMHLLTHYNYNQYPPYHYMLPPGVMMRAEEANVYTSVEPTFSSNPNVFFQRTDPLHVGMMY encoded by the exons ATGGAGGGACTGGCGCTACCTACACTGCTTGTTATAGCGGTGCTACAACTAGCCGTCACTGACTCAGCTCGGTTTGGTGACCGCCTCGCCCCTAGGAAACCCGCGCCTTACTCACCTCGCAATGCAAATCCAGGACAAACTTTTGCACAAAACGATGAAGCCACTTACGAACAGGACTTTGATAAGCACATCCTAGCTTTTGAATATGACGAGCCCAAACTGGAAACGGAAGCTCCCCATCGACGTCCCGCTCGGACGGAAGCGCATCGCTTGGAAATGAGTACAGAATACTTCGTAATACCGGAAAAGATGTCGACGCCATCTTCAACTTCAGTTCCTCAACGCCCAAAAGTTATTGCTACAGCACGGCCGAACAACATGACCACGCCGGCCGTAAGGGTCGCAACTTTGACGGCTTTAAGACTCGAACCGTGGGCTGTTCCAATTTTAGCGTTAGCGAGCGTCATCATGATAATTATTTGCGGCTTCGAGGCTTTCGTTATTTGGGGGGCCAGTCGCAGAGCACCGAGCCACAGACATTTGCTCTTAGGACAGACGCTGCTCTTCGGGCTTTTTCTATGCGCTGGCACCGCAGCCTTGTATGTCGCATCGCCCACGACCTTCACTTGCGGGGCTGTTCGTTTTGCGACCGGAGTAGCATACGTGATCGTGTTCGTGACATTATTAGTGAAATGTGTATTTCTGTTAAGTCTAAACGGTGGCGTATACCTCCCCGCCGCTTATCAAGgacttttgttattttttgcgATCATGATACAGGTCGCCATCGGGGCGCAGTGGCTAGGCGGATCGCCGCCGCGAGTGGCACCGAGTGGGACGAGGTGCCAGACGGCGTTGTCCGATCTGTTACTATCTTTGTGTTACGCTGCATTTCTAATAGCCGTGGTGTGCGGGGTTGCACTTCGATCGCGTGGCATACGGGACAACTATCGCGAAGCCACGCATATTGCAGCCGCGAGTGGCGCTACGGCTGCAGTGTGGGTGTGCTGGGTTGCGGCGGCTCTCGGGGCTCCCGATCAGCACAAAGACGCGTGCGTGGCGGCCGGACTACTGGCTACGTGCGCCGTAGTGTTCGCTCTTATGTTCGCTCCGAAAGGTCGCCGCTTGGCCGCCCTGGGCCGAGAGGGCCGCTGGGAAGCCGATCGCGAGGAAGGCCTCAGCTCCCTGGGCGCGGGTGGTTCCGGTTATTCGCCTTCGTTCTTTCACTTCAAGCCGGTTAAGTACGGCATGGTTTCGGCGGCGGCGCCGGCGATGGCTTCGTCGATCTCGGATCGCAAGGAGCCCCCAGCTCAGCAAGCCG ATCCGTTCGGCATCTTCGTGGCCTCGCACCATCACAGACGCACCGCGTGCGCCCCGCACTATCCCATGCACCTTCTAACGCACTATAACTACAATCAATACCCACCCTATCACTACATGTTACCACCAG GCGTGATGATGCGCGCAGAAGAGGCCAACGTGTACACGAGCGTGGAGCCGACCTTCAGCAGCAATCCCAACGTGTTCTTCCAACGCACGGACCCTTTGCACGTCGGCATGATGTACTGA
- the LOC125054038 gene encoding CUE domain-containing protein 1: MASTMQLEFTQAMTDFKTMFPDMDDDVIEAVLRANQGAVDATIDQLLAMSTDNQNERLRLEIERVESSSPSRRRDRRTNRPLENGEDNDTTALVDVEDESVPLAVRKKWVPRMLGPLPPMFLRIPPNTDARIDLNLEMDDDRIATFLQNEEFMAELRWNQEFIAALDSDQGNKTKCHDDDAAFKERLKNMGKLSRKKFAQLSRMFSRGGSRRSGSARAPPRGPPDSLLLQEEHSDDDDKSQTQNVKI, encoded by the exons ATGGCTTCGACGATGCAACTCGAATTCACCCAGGCGATGACGGATTTTAAAACCATGTTCCCCGATATGGACGATGATGTGATCGAGGCGGTGCTTCGAGCCAACCAGGGTGCCGTCGACGCGACCATCGATCAGCTGCTGGCCATGAGTACCGATAACCAGAACGAGCGGTTGCGCCTCGAGATAGAGCGCGTGGAGAGCAGCTCTCCCTCTCGTCGCAGAGATCGGCGAACCAATCGACCGCTCGAGAACGGCGAAGACAACGACACTACAGCTCTTGT TGACGTAGAAGATGAATCTGTGCCACTGGCTGTGCGAAAGAAGTGGGTTCCACGAATGCTAGGGCCTTTACCGCCCATGTTCCTGCGAATTCCTCCAAACACCGACGCAAGAATAGATTTAAATCTGGAAATGGATGACGACCGCATCGCCACATTCTTGCAAAATGAGGAATTCATGGCTGAATTGCGTTGGAACCAAGAGTTCATCGCAGCGTTAGATAGCGATCAGgggaataaaacaaaatgccaTGATGACGACGCCGCATTTAAAGAAAGACTGAAGAATATGGGAAAGT TGTCAAGGAAGAAATTTGCGCAATTATCGCGAATGTTCAGCCGTGGAGGGTCACGACGAAGCGGAAGCGCCAGGGCTCCGCCCCGTGGCCCGCCAGACAGTCTTTTATTACAAGAGGAGCACAGTGACGATGACGACAAATCGCAGACTCAAAacgttaaaatataa